The Deinococcus sedimenti genome window below encodes:
- a CDS encoding nitroreductase family protein, which yields MTDDRHRRPEDVRAFYDAHRTVRQYQTHEDGTPLPMPEEHLDVILHAAQRAPTDATAQLYSLIRITRPERRARVAELTTNAHIATASEAFVVCADVRRVQRVLEVAGKEAGTWPAIAVHFGIGDAVMAGTNLLTAAEMLGYQGCWIGGVLNGLGGIIEELKLPQGVLPFAALTIGRPAEDAPYRPRVPRPLVIHTDAYHEATDEEIRHATEIMNPIAARNGKPGDWARLLTMYFGQGGGMEKREPALVAALKKQGLWSGGE from the coding sequence ATGACCGATGACCGCCACCGCCGCCCCGAGGACGTCCGCGCCTTCTATGACGCGCACCGCACCGTCCGCCAGTACCAGACGCACGAGGACGGCACGCCCCTGCCCATGCCCGAGGAGCACCTGGACGTGATCCTGCACGCCGCGCAGCGCGCCCCGACCGACGCGACCGCGCAGCTGTACTCCCTGATCCGAATCACGCGGCCCGAACGGCGCGCCCGCGTGGCCGAACTCACCACGAACGCGCACATCGCCACCGCCAGCGAGGCGTTCGTCGTGTGCGCCGACGTGCGCCGCGTCCAGCGTGTGCTGGAGGTCGCCGGGAAGGAAGCGGGCACGTGGCCCGCCATCGCCGTGCACTTCGGCATCGGGGACGCCGTCATGGCGGGCACGAACCTCCTGACCGCCGCCGAGATGCTCGGCTACCAGGGCTGCTGGATCGGCGGCGTGCTGAACGGCTTAGGCGGCATCATCGAGGAACTGAAGCTCCCGCAGGGGGTCCTGCCGTTCGCCGCGCTGACGATCGGCCGCCCCGCCGAGGACGCCCCGTACCGCCCGCGCGTGCCCCGCCCGCTGGTCATCCACACCGACGCGTACCACGAGGCCACCGACGAGGAGATCCGCCACGCCACCGAGATCATGAACCCCATCGCCGCCCGCAACGGGAAACCCGGCGACTGGGCACGCCTGCTCACCATGTACTTCGGGCAGGGAGGCGGCATGGAGAAACGCGAACCCGCCCTCGTGGCCGCCCTGAAGAAACAGGGCCTCTGGTCGGGCGGGGAGTAA
- the hrpB gene encoding ATP-dependent helicase HrpB → MRGVKLPIEDVTGEVRAVLAAHPLVVVQAPPGAGKSTGLPLALLDEPWLAGQGVVMLQPRRVAARAVAARLAEGLGEEVGGTVGYRVRFDSRVSAATRLEVVTEGILTRRLQRDPELAGVGLVILDEFHERSLNADLALALLREVQGALRDDLRVLVMSATLDPALPGRLGAPLVESAGRAYPVEVRYLPTDPVGRVEDLVARQVRAALDAEPGDVLAFLPGVREIRAAAALLSDVDAVVLPLYGDLPVREQARALQPDPDGRRKVVLATSIAETSLTIDGVRVVVDGGLSRTQAFDPATGLTRMVTGRVTRDAATQRAGRAGRTAPGVAYRLWSERTQPLLPAARPPEVLDSDLAPLTLELAQWGVTDPATLHWLDVPPERRVQTARGVLRDLGALDDAGRVTPEGARLLDFPTHPRVAHLLTAPGDPALAADVAALLEERDPLPAGFGADLTDRVRALRSWRCKDGSRGDVAVLERIERLSRQWRTLLKVRADDRDPDPFAVGALVARAYPERAALAREETSGLRRGRFLLAGGQGAALPEGDALAGARALAVAHLDAAQAEGRIFLAAPLDPAALDAGATWVDAVRWDTRTGTLVAQRERRFGALVLEARPLRDLPAAARVDALAAAIRDEGLHLLTFSPDAQALRDRVESVRFWRPEEDWPDLSDTALLGTLEDWLGPHLDGVRSRDDLGRVNLLPALQAQLPWPLPARLDELAPTHLTVPTGSRIRLTYRPGEAPILAVKLQELFGLADTPAVNEDRTPVLLHLLSPAGRPVQVTQDLRSFWNSSYFEVRKDLRGRYPKHPWPDDPWTHAPMKGTKKRGV, encoded by the coding sequence ATGCGGGGCGTGAAGTTGCCGATCGAGGACGTCACGGGGGAGGTGCGCGCGGTGCTCGCGGCGCATCCCCTGGTGGTCGTGCAGGCCCCGCCGGGCGCGGGCAAGAGTACGGGGTTGCCGCTGGCGCTGCTGGACGAGCCGTGGCTGGCCGGGCAGGGCGTCGTGATGCTGCAGCCCCGCCGGGTCGCGGCCCGCGCGGTCGCGGCGCGGCTGGCGGAAGGGCTGGGCGAGGAGGTCGGCGGGACGGTCGGGTACCGCGTGCGTTTCGATTCGCGCGTGTCGGCCGCGACGCGGCTGGAGGTCGTGACCGAGGGCATCCTGACCCGCCGCCTGCAACGCGACCCGGAACTCGCGGGCGTGGGGCTGGTGATCCTGGACGAGTTCCACGAGCGCAGCCTGAACGCCGATCTGGCGCTGGCGCTGCTGCGCGAGGTGCAGGGCGCGCTGCGGGACGACCTGCGGGTGCTGGTCATGAGTGCCACGCTGGACCCGGCGCTGCCCGGTCGGCTGGGTGCGCCCCTGGTCGAGAGCGCGGGCCGCGCGTACCCGGTGGAGGTCCGGTACCTGCCGACCGACCCGGTGGGCCGCGTGGAGGATCTGGTGGCGCGGCAGGTGCGCGCCGCGCTGGACGCCGAGCCGGGGGACGTGCTGGCGTTCCTGCCCGGCGTGCGTGAGATCCGCGCGGCCGCCGCGCTGCTGTCAGATGTGGACGCCGTGGTGCTGCCCCTGTACGGCGACCTGCCGGTGCGCGAGCAGGCGCGCGCGCTGCAGCCCGACCCGGATGGGCGGCGCAAGGTGGTCCTGGCGACCAGCATCGCCGAGACGTCCCTGACCATCGACGGCGTGCGCGTCGTGGTGGACGGTGGGCTGAGCCGCACGCAGGCGTTCGACCCGGCGACCGGCCTGACCCGCATGGTCACGGGCCGCGTCACGCGCGACGCCGCGACGCAGCGCGCAGGCCGCGCGGGCCGCACCGCGCCGGGCGTCGCGTACCGCCTCTGGAGTGAACGGACGCAGCCGCTGCTGCCCGCCGCGCGTCCGCCGGAGGTGCTGGACTCGGACCTCGCGCCGCTGACGCTGGAACTCGCGCAGTGGGGCGTGACCGACCCCGCGACCCTCCACTGGCTGGACGTGCCCCCGGAACGCCGCGTGCAGACCGCGCGGGGCGTGCTGCGGGACCTCGGCGCGCTGGACGACGCGGGCCGCGTGACGCCGGAGGGCGCGCGCCTGCTGGACTTCCCCACGCACCCGCGCGTCGCGCACCTGCTGACCGCGCCGGGTGACCCCGCGCTGGCGGCGGACGTGGCGGCGCTGCTGGAGGAACGCGACCCCCTGCCCGCCGGATTCGGCGCGGACCTGACCGACCGGGTGCGCGCCCTGCGCTCCTGGCGGTGCAAGGATGGCAGTAGGGGAGACGTCGCCGTGCTGGAGAGGATCGAGCGGCTGTCCCGCCAGTGGCGCACCCTCCTGAAGGTCCGCGCCGACGACCGCGACCCCGACCCGTTCGCGGTGGGCGCGCTGGTCGCCCGCGCGTACCCGGAACGCGCCGCGCTGGCCCGCGAGGAGACCAGTGGCCTGCGCCGGGGCCGCTTCCTTCTCGCGGGCGGTCAGGGCGCCGCGCTGCCCGAGGGCGACGCGCTGGCTGGAGCGCGCGCCCTGGCCGTCGCGCACCTGGACGCCGCGCAGGCGGAGGGGCGCATCTTCCTGGCCGCGCCCCTCGACCCGGCCGCGCTGGACGCCGGGGCCACGTGGGTGGACGCCGTGCGCTGGGACACCCGCACCGGCACCCTCGTCGCGCAGCGGGAACGGCGCTTCGGCGCGCTCGTGCTCGAAGCCCGGCCCCTGCGGGACCTGCCGGCCGCCGCCCGCGTGGACGCCCTGGCCGCCGCGATCCGCGACGAGGGCCTGCACCTCCTGACCTTCAGCCCCGACGCGCAGGCGCTGCGCGACCGCGTGGAGTCCGTGCGGTTCTGGCGGCCTGAGGAAGACTGGCCGGACCTGAGCGACACCGCGCTGCTCGGCACCCTGGAGGACTGGCTGGGACCGCACCTGGACGGCGTGCGCAGCCGCGACGACCTGGGGCGCGTGAACCTCCTCCCGGCCCTGCAGGCGCAATTGCCCTGGCCCCTCCCGGCCCGACTGGACGAGCTGGCCCCCACGCACCTGACCGTCCCCACCGGCAGCCGCATCCGCCTCACGTACCGCCCCGGCGAGGCCCCGATCCTGGCGGTGAAGTTGCAGGAACTGTTCGGCCTGGCCGACACGCCCGCCGTGAACGAGGACCGCACGCCCGTGCTGCTGCACCTGCTGTCGCCCGCCGGGCGGCCCGTGCAGGTCACGCAGGACCTCCGCTCGTTCTGGAACTCCTCGTACTTCGAGGTGCGCAAGGACCTGCGCGGCCGCTACCCCAAACACCCCTGGCCCGACGACCCCTGGACGCACGCCCCCATGAAAGGCACCAAGAAACGCGGCGTGTGA
- a CDS encoding isocitrate/isopropylmalate dehydrogenase family protein, with protein MAKYRICLIEGDGIGHEVIPATRRVLDAAGFDAEYVHAEAGYEYYLDHGTSVPQATYDAVENTHATLFGAATSPSGEKPAGFFGAIRHLRQKYGLYANVRPTKTRPVPGAYENVDLVIVRENTQGLYVEQERRYGDTAIADTVITKDASDRIGKFAADLAMKRGKRLTVVHKANVLPVTQGLFLNTILDHAKTVDGLNTSTMIVDNAAMQLVRNPQQFDVMVMTNMFGDILSDLAAGLVGGLGIAASGNVGDKFGIFESVHGSAPDIAGQGISNPTATILAAVLMLDHIGDHETARRLDNAVNKVLTEGPRTRDLGGTAGTEEFTNAVIAALA; from the coding sequence ATGGCGAAATATCGCATCTGCTTGATTGAAGGCGACGGGATCGGCCACGAAGTGATCCCCGCGACCCGCCGCGTGCTCGACGCCGCGGGCTTCGACGCCGAGTACGTCCACGCCGAGGCCGGGTACGAGTACTACCTCGACCACGGCACCAGCGTCCCCCAGGCGACGTACGACGCCGTCGAGAACACCCACGCCACCCTGTTCGGCGCGGCCACCAGCCCCAGCGGCGAGAAACCCGCCGGGTTCTTCGGCGCGATCCGTCACCTGCGCCAGAAGTACGGCCTGTACGCCAACGTGCGCCCCACCAAGACCCGCCCCGTGCCCGGCGCGTACGAGAACGTCGACCTCGTGATCGTCCGCGAGAACACCCAGGGTCTGTACGTCGAGCAGGAGCGCCGCTACGGCGATACCGCCATCGCCGACACCGTCATCACCAAGGACGCCAGCGACCGCATCGGCAAGTTCGCCGCGGACCTCGCCATGAAGCGTGGCAAGCGCCTCACGGTCGTGCACAAGGCCAACGTGCTGCCCGTCACCCAGGGCCTGTTCCTGAACACCATCCTCGACCACGCCAAGACCGTGGACGGCCTGAACACCAGCACCATGATCGTGGACAACGCCGCCATGCAGCTCGTGCGCAACCCCCAGCAGTTCGACGTGATGGTCATGACGAACATGTTCGGCGACATCCTCTCCGACCTCGCCGCCGGTCTGGTCGGCGGCCTGGGCATTGCCGCCAGCGGCAACGTCGGCGACAAGTTCGGCATCTTCGAGTCCGTGCACGGCTCGGCGCCCGACATCGCCGGTCAGGGCATCAGCAACCCCACCGCGACCATCCTCGCGGCCGTCCTGATGCTCGACCACATCGGCGACCACGAGACGGCCCGCCGCCTCGACAACGCCGTGAACAAGGTCCTCACCGAGGGCCCCCGCACCCGCGACCTCGGCGGCACTGCCGGGACCGAGGAGTTCACGAACGCCGTCATCGCCGCCCTAGCATAA
- a CDS encoding NADP-dependent oxidoreductase, with amino-acid sequence MTTSREVQLAARPVGAPRDSDFNLVDLTLPQPAAGQIQVRNLYLTVDPYMRGRMNDAKSYAAPFALGETMTGGAVGVVTHSEDASVPVGAHVLHDQGWRTHANIDARRVKVLPELPGVPLSAYLGVLGMPGLTAYAGLLRTAEFKPGDVVFVSGAAGAVGSAVGQIARLKGASRVIGSAGSADKVRHLVDDLRFDAAFNYKGGPVAEQLKAAAPDGIDVYFDNVGGEHLEAAIGSMRVQGRAAICGMISMYNATEPTPAPRNLVQIIGKQLTLRGFLVTPHYDLFDTFAQEVGGWIASGELKFDETVVEGIDQTPAAFMGLLQGQNTGKMIVKL; translated from the coding sequence ATGACGACCTCACGCGAAGTGCAACTCGCCGCCCGTCCCGTCGGCGCCCCCAGGGACAGTGACTTCAACCTCGTGGACCTGACCCTGCCCCAGCCCGCTGCCGGGCAGATTCAGGTCCGCAACCTCTACCTGACGGTCGACCCGTACATGCGCGGCCGCATGAACGACGCCAAGAGCTACGCCGCGCCCTTCGCGCTGGGCGAGACCATGACCGGCGGCGCGGTCGGCGTCGTCACGCACAGCGAGGACGCCAGCGTGCCCGTCGGCGCGCACGTCCTGCACGACCAGGGCTGGCGCACCCACGCGAACATCGACGCGCGGCGCGTGAAGGTGCTGCCCGAACTGCCTGGCGTGCCCCTCAGCGCGTACCTGGGCGTGCTCGGCATGCCCGGCCTGACCGCTTACGCGGGCCTGCTGCGCACCGCTGAATTCAAGCCCGGCGACGTGGTGTTCGTGTCCGGCGCCGCCGGAGCCGTGGGCAGCGCCGTCGGGCAGATCGCCCGCCTGAAGGGCGCGTCACGGGTCATCGGCAGCGCGGGCAGCGCCGACAAGGTCCGCCACCTCGTGGACGACCTGCGCTTCGACGCGGCGTTCAACTACAAAGGCGGCCCGGTCGCCGAACAACTGAAAGCTGCCGCGCCGGACGGCATTGACGTGTACTTCGACAACGTCGGCGGCGAGCACCTTGAAGCCGCCATCGGCAGCATGCGCGTTCAGGGCCGCGCCGCCATCTGCGGCATGATCAGCATGTACAACGCCACCGAACCCACCCCCGCGCCCCGCAACCTCGTGCAGATCATCGGCAAGCAGCTCACGCTGCGCGGCTTCCTCGTCACGCCCCACTACGACCTGTTCGACACCTTCGCGCAGGAAGTCGGCGGCTGGATCGCCAGCGGCGAACTGAAATTTGACGAGACTGTCGTCGAGGGCATCGACCAGACGCCCGCCGCGTTCATGGGCCTGCTGCAGGGCCAGAACACCGGGAAGATGATCGTCAAGCTGTAA
- a CDS encoding DUF1775 domain-containing protein — protein sequence MFNLKTVLPLAAALFLSVAGAHATVRTETGLTESAAGKSETYRLNVPTEKEIATTQIRLVVPVGVVISRFQVTPGFTRTVKKDAAGLVTEVVWKGRVAPMEYARFFFQAKNPAAAGEVVWKIYQTYSDGSVVAWDDTNPAEGPASRTTVK from the coding sequence ATGTTCAACCTGAAAACCGTTCTGCCCCTGGCCGCCGCCCTGTTCCTGTCCGTCGCGGGGGCACACGCCACCGTCCGTACCGAGACCGGCCTGACCGAGTCCGCCGCCGGGAAGAGTGAGACGTACCGCCTGAACGTCCCCACCGAGAAGGAGATCGCCACCACCCAGATCCGCCTCGTGGTGCCCGTCGGGGTGGTGATCAGCCGCTTCCAGGTCACGCCCGGCTTCACGCGCACCGTGAAGAAGGACGCGGCTGGCCTCGTGACTGAAGTGGTCTGGAAGGGCCGCGTGGCGCCCATGGAGTACGCCCGCTTCTTCTTCCAGGCGAAGAACCCGGCGGCGGCCGGTGAGGTCGTCTGGAAGATCTACCAGACGTACAGCGACGGCAGCGTCGTCGCGTGGGACGACACGAACCCCGCCGAGGGCCCGGCCAGCAGGACCACCGTCAAGTAA
- a CDS encoding trans-sulfuration enzyme family protein — protein MSDPKPAPTYDLTTLAARAGEEARPNRAAALVEPIYQSTVYAFADLDDLDRAMSGEDPSAFYYRNGTPNAATLERALATLEGTEAALVAGSGMAAISAALLGVLKAGDHVITDARVYGVTYALLAEEFPRLGIEVSFVDACDLSEVEAAFRANTRVVHVESLTNPLLTVPDVPALARLAHGRGALLSVDNTFASPAMFRPAEHGADLVTHSVSKYLSGHSTAFGGVLCASAELVALARTRLLRLGGTISAFDAWMTMQGLKTLGLRMRAHSGNAQAIADVLVNHPRVKAVYHPGLSDHPQFHLAMDLYPNGFGGMLSADIEDAPRFVKALAGRIPLAPSLADVVTTLSWPWGTSHRPLPEAERRRLGITPNLLRLSIGIEDIGDLLGDFERALDE, from the coding sequence GTGAGCGACCCCAAGCCCGCCCCCACCTACGACCTGACCACCCTGGCCGCCCGCGCGGGCGAGGAGGCCCGCCCCAACCGCGCCGCCGCGCTGGTCGAGCCGATCTACCAGAGCACCGTGTACGCCTTCGCGGACCTGGACGACCTCGACCGCGCCATGAGTGGTGAGGACCCGTCGGCGTTCTACTACCGCAATGGCACCCCGAACGCCGCGACGCTGGAACGCGCCCTGGCGACCCTGGAGGGCACCGAGGCGGCGCTGGTCGCCGGGAGCGGCATGGCGGCGATCAGCGCGGCGCTGCTGGGCGTGCTGAAGGCCGGGGATCACGTGATCACGGACGCGCGGGTGTACGGCGTGACGTACGCGCTGCTCGCCGAGGAATTCCCCCGCCTGGGCATCGAGGTGTCCTTCGTGGACGCCTGCGACCTCAGCGAGGTAGAGGCCGCCTTCCGCGCGAACACCCGCGTCGTGCACGTCGAGAGCCTCACCAACCCGCTGCTGACCGTGCCGGACGTGCCCGCCCTGGCCCGGCTGGCCCACGGGCGCGGCGCGCTGCTGAGCGTGGACAACACCTTCGCCAGTCCCGCCATGTTCCGCCCCGCCGAGCACGGCGCCGATCTGGTCACGCACTCGGTGAGCAAGTACCTCAGCGGGCACTCCACGGCGTTCGGCGGCGTGCTGTGCGCCTCCGCCGAACTGGTCGCGCTGGCCCGCACGCGCCTGCTGCGCCTGGGCGGCACCATCAGCGCCTTCGACGCCTGGATGACCATGCAGGGCCTCAAGACGCTGGGCCTGCGCATGCGCGCCCACAGCGGCAACGCGCAGGCCATCGCGGACGTCCTCGTGAACCACCCGCGCGTGAAGGCCGTGTACCACCCGGGCCTCAGCGACCACCCGCAGTTCCACCTCGCCATGGACCTCTACCCGAACGGTTTCGGCGGGATGCTCAGCGCCGACATCGAGGACGCCCCACGCTTCGTGAAGGCCCTCGCCGGGCGGATTCCGCTGGCCCCGTCCCTGGCGGACGTCGTCACCACGCTGTCCTGGCCGTGGGGCACCTCGCACCGCCCCCTGCCCGAAGCGGAACGCCGCCGCCTGGGCATCACCCCGAACCTGCTGCGCCTGAGCATCGGCATCGAGGACATCGGCGACCTGCTCGGCGACTTCGAACGGGCCCTGGACGAGTAA
- a CDS encoding rhomboid family intramembrane serine protease, with product MRAPPRQTFTRSTGTPRPATSLGRAATVTAALIAGLWVQEGADQLVFQGQLDQFGIEPRAPGTFWHVLTAPFLHVGFGHLIANTVPLAVLTFMSALRGVARFLAALLLIVLIGGGLVWLLGRGGSVHLGASELVFGLLAYLLGVGWWERTPLAVGVAVAAFLLYGGILWGVLPANPAVSWEAHLFGFVGGLIAAAILHRKRPPARPTSSFPR from the coding sequence ATGCGCGCCCCACCCCGCCAAACCTTCACGCGCTCCACCGGCACCCCACGACCGGCGACCAGCCTGGGCCGCGCCGCGACCGTCACCGCCGCCCTGATCGCGGGCCTATGGGTGCAGGAGGGCGCCGATCAGCTGGTGTTCCAGGGGCAGCTGGACCAGTTCGGCATCGAGCCGCGCGCCCCGGGCACGTTCTGGCACGTGCTGACCGCGCCGTTCCTGCACGTGGGCTTCGGGCACCTCATTGCAAACACCGTGCCGCTGGCCGTCCTGACGTTCATGAGCGCCCTGCGCGGCGTCGCGCGCTTCCTGGCGGCACTGCTGCTGATCGTCCTGATCGGCGGCGGACTCGTGTGGCTGCTCGGTCGGGGCGGCAGCGTGCACCTGGGAGCCAGCGAACTGGTGTTCGGGCTGCTCGCGTACCTGCTGGGCGTCGGCTGGTGGGAACGCACCCCACTGGCGGTCGGCGTGGCGGTCGCGGCGTTCCTGCTGTACGGCGGCATCCTCTGGGGCGTCCTCCCGGCGAACCCGGCCGTGTCGTGGGAGGCGCACCTGTTCGGCTTCGTGGGCGGCCTGATCGCCGCGGCGATCCTCCACCGCAAGCGTCCCCCGGCACGGCCCACGTCCAGTTTCCCGCGCTGA
- a CDS encoding class I SAM-dependent methyltransferase: protein MGTRRDALTAALYGPVGWPRARRIAERLRPHLPTGGSLLDLGAGTGHTGALLARQGWVVTLADVPPHPGAWGQRLIAQPTARHLARRYGLVRVLAPGALPFPAAHFDTVLLAFVLHHCPDPRAVLREAARVARQRVLVLEDVSVDGQRPGPLARTLDALVNLEVGHPHAQRSHADWLHLFESLDLTIHAGERWTSRELGVPTGHALYHLRPPGPGRKAPVGVECPPRRLT, encoded by the coding sequence ATGGGCACGCGCCGGGACGCCCTGACCGCCGCGCTGTACGGCCCGGTCGGGTGGCCCCGCGCCCGGCGGATCGCGGAGCGGCTGCGGCCGCACCTGCCGACCGGCGGGTCGCTGCTGGACCTCGGGGCAGGCACCGGGCACACGGGCGCGCTCCTGGCCCGGCAGGGCTGGGTGGTGACGCTCGCGGACGTGCCGCCGCACCCGGGCGCGTGGGGGCAGCGGCTGATCGCGCAGCCCACCGCGCGGCACCTCGCGCGGCGTTACGGGTTGGTGCGGGTGCTCGCACCGGGGGCGCTGCCGTTCCCGGCCGCGCACTTCGACACGGTGCTGCTGGCCTTCGTGCTGCACCACTGCCCTGACCCGCGGGCGGTGCTGCGCGAGGCCGCGCGGGTTGCCCGGCAGCGGGTCCTCGTGCTGGAGGACGTGAGCGTGGACGGCCAGCGGCCCGGCCCTCTGGCGCGCACCCTGGACGCGCTGGTGAACCTGGAAGTCGGGCACCCCCACGCGCAGCGCAGCCACGCCGACTGGCTGCACCTATTCGAATCGCTGGACCTGACCATCCACGCCGGGGAACGCTGGACCTCGCGGGAACTCGGCGTGCCCACGGGTCACGCGCTGTACCACCTGCGGCCCCCTGGACCCGGTCGGAAAGCTCCGGTGGGGGTGGAATGCCCCCCGAGGCGGCTCACCTGA
- a CDS encoding aldo/keto reductase translates to MKTRTLGHSGLTVSVVGLGCNNFGGRLDQAGTTAVVRRALDAGITLFDTADIYGNRGGSEETLGRALGAERANIVLASKFGLDMGEGRGGARPAYIREALHASLRRLGTDHLDLYQLHRPDPETPIEDTLGTLNDLVQEGLVRAVGVSNMPAADVRGSDALARQHGWARFTSCQDEHSLLVRDVEADLIPAMRDLNLGLLPYFPLASGLLTGKYRAGADLPEGARITGSQNAQDRYLNERNWAVVEDLRAFAEGRGHTLLELAFSWLLSFDVTSSVIAGATKPEQIDANVAAAAWTLTPEELAEVDRITGR, encoded by the coding sequence ATGAAAACGCGAACGCTGGGACATAGCGGCCTGACCGTGTCGGTCGTGGGGCTGGGCTGCAACAACTTCGGGGGACGGCTGGATCAGGCGGGCACGACCGCCGTGGTGCGCCGCGCGCTGGACGCGGGCATCACGCTGTTCGACACCGCCGACATCTACGGCAATCGGGGCGGCAGCGAGGAAACCCTGGGCCGCGCGCTGGGCGCCGAGCGGGCGAACATCGTCCTGGCGAGCAAGTTCGGCCTGGACATGGGCGAGGGCCGGGGCGGTGCGCGGCCCGCGTACATCCGCGAGGCGCTGCACGCCAGCCTGCGCCGCCTCGGGACCGATCACCTGGACCTGTACCAGCTGCACCGCCCCGACCCGGAGACGCCCATCGAGGACACGCTGGGCACCCTGAACGACCTGGTGCAGGAGGGCCTGGTGCGCGCCGTCGGCGTGAGCAACATGCCCGCCGCCGACGTGCGCGGGTCGGACGCCCTGGCCCGGCAGCACGGCTGGGCGCGCTTCACGTCCTGCCAGGACGAACACAGCCTGCTCGTGCGGGACGTGGAGGCCGACCTGATTCCCGCCATGCGCGACCTGAACCTGGGCCTGCTGCCGTACTTCCCGCTCGCCAGTGGCCTCCTGACCGGCAAGTACCGCGCCGGGGCCGACCTGCCCGAGGGTGCACGCATCACCGGCAGTCAGAATGCGCAGGACCGCTACCTGAACGAACGGAACTGGGCGGTCGTGGAGGACCTGCGCGCCTTTGCCGAGGGCCGGGGGCACACGCTGCTGGAGCTGGCGTTCAGCTGGCTGCTGTCCTTCGACGTGACGAGCAGCGTGATCGCCGGGGCCACGAAACCCGAGCAGATCGACGCGAACGTGGCCGCCGCCGCATGGACCCTCACGCCCGAGGAGCTGGCCGAGGTGGACCGCATCACCGGTCGCTGA
- a CDS encoding copper resistance CopC family protein — translation MKNILPLLAALTLSAASAHTAVSGVTPALNATVTAPKSVTLAFSEPVELRFSTFRVMAVPAGVTVAEAARRALAEKADSAALANVPVKLSGAAARLALTLKPRLKSGQYVIAWKILSEDGHPVTSSSTFRVR, via the coding sequence ATGAAGAACATCCTGCCCCTGCTGGCTGCCCTGACCCTGTCCGCCGCCTCTGCCCACACCGCCGTGTCGGGCGTGACCCCCGCGCTGAACGCCACCGTGACCGCCCCGAAGTCCGTGACCCTGGCGTTCAGCGAGCCCGTGGAACTGCGTTTCTCGACGTTCCGCGTGATGGCCGTCCCGGCGGGCGTGACGGTCGCCGAGGCGGCGCGGCGCGCCCTGGCGGAGAAGGCCGACTCGGCGGCGCTGGCGAATGTGCCCGTCAAGCTGAGCGGCGCGGCGGCCCGGCTGGCCCTGACCCTGAAACCCAGGTTGAAGTCCGGTCAGTACGTGATCGCCTGGAAGATCCTGTCGGAGGACGGGCATCCCGTGACGAGCAGCAGCACCTTCCGGGTCCGCTGA
- a CDS encoding PepSY-associated TM helix domain-containing protein translates to MRRPAPRPRTLKARTNVWLRWAHTYTSMISLLVVLFFSLTGITLNHPDWVFGTGEVTRTVTGTLPGGWIRGGQPDWLTVAEELRAQQGLKGRASDPRADDQQADISFLAPGYSADTVIDVKTGTYETTILEQGAVAVMNDLHKGRDASPAWKWVIDVSAAFLVVISLTGLGILLYLKKTRVQALTVMGIGAVLTVLLAWQGSR, encoded by the coding sequence GTGCGGCGGCCCGCCCCGCGCCCCCGCACCCTGAAGGCCCGCACGAACGTCTGGCTGCGCTGGGCGCACACGTACACCAGCATGATCAGCCTGCTGGTCGTGCTGTTCTTCAGCCTGACCGGCATCACCCTGAACCACCCGGACTGGGTGTTCGGTACGGGGGAAGTCACCCGGACCGTGACCGGCACCCTCCCGGGCGGCTGGATCAGGGGCGGGCAACCCGACTGGCTGACCGTCGCCGAGGAACTGCGCGCCCAGCAGGGCCTGAAGGGCCGCGCCAGCGACCCGCGCGCGGACGACCAGCAGGCCGACATCTCCTTCCTGGCGCCCGGCTACAGCGCCGACACCGTCATTGACGTCAAGACCGGCACGTATGAGACCACCATCCTGGAACAGGGCGCCGTGGCCGTCATGAACGACCTGCACAAGGGCCGCGACGCGAGCCCCGCCTGGAAGTGGGTCATTGACGTCAGCGCCGCGTTCCTGGTCGTGATCTCCCTGACGGGCCTGGGCATCCTGCTGTACCTGAAAAAGACCCGCGTGCAGGCCCTGACCGTCATGGGCATCGGGGCCGTCCTGACCGTGCTGCTCGCGTGGCAGGGCAGTCGCTAG